In Stomoxys calcitrans chromosome 2, idStoCalc2.1, whole genome shotgun sequence, the following proteins share a genomic window:
- the LOC106081618 gene encoding probable fatty acid-binding protein, with amino-acid sequence MACWEGKKYKLDSSENFDEYMKELGVGMVLRKMGNTVSPTVELKKDGDVYTFTTSSTFKTSTISFKLGEEFDEETLDGRKVKSVCKLEGNTLTQEQKGDKPSTIVREFTDTELTTTLTLGDIKCVRVYKAV; translated from the exons atggccTGCTGGGAAGGAAAGAAATACAAATTGGACTCGAGTGAAAACTTTGATGAGTACATGAAGGAATTGG GCGTTGGCATGGTGCTCCGCAAAATGGGCAACACTGTTTCCCCCACTGTGgagttgaagaaggatggcgATGTTTATACCTTCACAACATCTTCAACTTTCAAAACATCTACCATCAGCTTCAAGTTGGGCGAGGAGTTCGATGAAGAAACTTTGGATGGCCGTAAAGTGAAGTCGGTCTGCAAATTGGAGGGCAACACTCTGACCCAAGAGCAAAAGGGTGATAAGCCATCAACCATTGTTCGTGAATTTACCGATACTGAGCTCACCACT acCCTAACTCTTGGCGACATcaaatgtgtgcgtgtgtacaAAGCTGTCTAA